In Pseudophryne corroboree isolate aPseCor3 chromosome 3, aPseCor3.hap2, whole genome shotgun sequence, a genomic segment contains:
- the LOC135054742 gene encoding oocyte zinc finger protein XlCOF6-like, producing MSSEPSDMSCSPDNADIGTGLGVDCLFPDNREATCSTQSTKVIGHQPANRSKKSLSCSECEKCFKTKSILVAHQRIHTGVMPFSCSECEKGFRDKSTLVIHKRTHTGEKPYSCTECGKCFTQKSLLVVHERNHTGEKPFRCSECGICFTAKSFLLKHQKVHTGVKPYSCAECGKCFADRTTLCTHERIHTGEMPFSCTECGKSFRHKSGLIGHERIHTGEKPYSCAECGKCFTQKSLLVVHERNHTGEKPFRCSECGICFTDKSVLLKHQTVHTGEKPFSCPECGKCFRDKSGLVKHERTHTGEKPFSCSECMKCFTQKAHLAIHKRSHTGERPFSCSECGKCFNHKSHLAVHERSHTGQQPFSCSECGKCCSDKSALILHARLHTGEKPFSCTECDKCFRDKSHLRKHERLHTGEKLFSCSECGKSARDKSDLDRHMKYHTGEKPFPCSECGKCFATKSEVVAHQRSHTGEKRFSCAKCEKCLTSKIALVIHERLHTGERPFSCSECEKCFRDKSHLLIHKRTHTGEKPFACAECGKCFTEKSTLTKHKRIHTGEKPYSCAECGKCFADRATLCTHERIHTGERPFSCTECGKSFRHKSGLIGHERLHTGEKPYSCAECGKCFSVKNTLNSHKRIHTGEKPFPCAECGKCFTQKSSLSLHEKIHTGEKPFSCAKCGKGFRQRAYLVKHEKSHTGVKSL from the coding sequence ATGTCATCTGAACCTTCAGACATGTCATGTTCTCCTGATAACGCCGATATCGGCACAGGTCTTGGAGTAGATTGTTTATTTCCCGATAATAGGGAAGCCACGTGTTCTACACAGAGCACAAAGGTTATTGGCCATCAACCAGCTAATAGAAGCAAGAAGTCAttatcatgttctgagtgtgaaaaATGTTTTAAAACCAAATCCATTCTTGTGGCACAtcaaagaattcacacaggtgtGATGCCATTTTCATGTTCCGAGTGTGAGAAAGGATTTAGAGACAAATCAACTCTTGTTATACataagagaactcacacaggtgagaaaccatattcatgtactgagtgtgggaaatgttttacacagaaatcacttcTTGTTGTAcatgagagaaatcacacaggtgagaagccttttcgaTGCTCTGAGTGTGGAATATGTTTTACTGCCAAGTCATTTCTTCTTAAACATCAAAAAgttcacacaggtgtgaagccatatTCATGTgccgagtgtggaaaatgttttgcagacAGAACTACTCTTTGTACGCACGAGAGAATTCACACAGGCGAGATGCCATTTTCATGTACCGAATGTGGGAAAAGTTTTAGACATAAGTCAGGTCTTATTGGAcatgagagaattcacacaggtgagaaaccatattcatgtgctgagtgtgggaaatgttttacacagaaatcacttcTTGTTGTAcatgagagaaatcacacaggtgagaagccatttcgatGCTCTGAGTGTGGAATATGTTTTACTGACAAGTCAGTTCTTCTTAAACATCAAAcagttcacacaggtgagaagccattttcatgtcctgagtgtggtaaatgttttagAGACAAATCAGGGCTTGTTAAACATGAGAGAACTCAcacgggtgagaagccattttcatgctctgagtgtatgaaatgttttacacagaaagcaCATCTTGCtatacataagagaagtcacacaggagagaggccattttcatgttctgagtgtgggaaatgttttaatcatAAATCACATCTTGctgtacatgagagaagtcacacaggtcagcagccattttcatgttctgagtgtgggaaatgttgcagCGACAAATCAGCTCTTATTTTACATGCAAGACTTCACaccggtgagaaaccattttcatgtacTGAGTGTGATAAATGTTTTAGAGACAAATCACATCTTCGTAAACATGAGAgacttcacacaggagagaaattattttcatgttctgagtgtgggaaaagtgcaAGAGACAAATCAGATCTGGATAGACATATGAAATATCAcacgggtgagaagccatttccatgctctgagtgtgggaaatgttttgcaacaaAATCAGAAGTTGTTgcgcatcagagaagtcacacaggtgagaagcgatTTTCATGTGCTAAGTGTGAGAAATGTTTAACAAGTAAAAtagctcttgttatacatgagagacttcacacaggtgagaggccattttcatgttctgagtgtgagaaatgttttagagACAAATCACATCTTCTTATACATAAGAGAACTCATACGGGCGAGAAACCATTTGcatgtgctgagtgtgggaaatgttttacagagaaatcaaCACTCACTAAACataagagaattcacacaggtgaaaagccatattCATgtgccgagtgtgggaaatgttttgcagacagaGCTACTCTTTGTACGCacgagagaattcacacaggtgagaggccattttcatgtaCCGAATGTGGGAAAAGTTTTAGACATAAGTCAGGTCTTATTGGACATGAGagacttcacacaggtgagaaaccatattcatgtgctgagtgtgggaaatgtttttcagtgAAAAATACTCTTAATTCACacaagagaattcacacaggtgagaagccattcccatgtgctgagtgtgggaaatgttttacacaaaaatcatcgCTTTCTCTACATGAGAAAATTCatacaggagagaagccattttcatgtgccAAATGTGGGAAAGGTTTTAGACAGAGAGCTTATCTTGTTAAACATGAGAAAAGTCACACCGGTGTGAAGTCGTTATGA